A window of Syntrophales bacterium genomic DNA:
GGCAGTAGCGCCGGGCGTACTCCCGGAGCGAGGGGAAGAAGTTCTGCTGCTGCCGCTCCGCCTGGATGCGAAGCATCATGATCACGTCCGCTCCCGAGACGGCCTCCTCGAGGGACGTCCGGACTTCCACGCCCAGGCCTTCGATGTCCCGGGGCATCATCGTGGCGGGGCCCGCCACGATTACCTGCGCCCCCATCTTGTGGAGGCCGTAGATGTTGGAGCGGGCCACCCGGCTGTGGGCGATGTCCCCGACGATGGCCACCTTCAGGCCCGCCACGCCGCCTTTCTTCAGGCGGATCGTCATGAGGTCGAGCAGGGCCTGGGTCGGGTGCTCGTTGGCTCCGTCGCCGGCGTTGATAATGGACTGCCGGACCATCCGGGCCAGCATGTGGGGCGCCCCGGAGGCGCTGTGGCGGATGACGATCACATCGGGATTCATGGCCTCCAGGGTTCTGGCCGTGTCGATCAGGGTTTCCCCTTTCACGACGCTGCTGGTGGAGGCGGAGATGTTGATGGTGTCGGCGCTCAGCCGCTTCCCGGCGATCTCAAAGGAGGTCCGGGTGCGCGTACTGGCCTCGTAGAAGAGGTTGATGATCGTCTTGCCGCGCAGGGTCGGCACCTTCTTGATCTCCCGGGAGGATACCTCCACGAAGGACTCCGCCGTGTCGAGGATGATACCGATTTCCTCAACCGACAGGTCCTTGATTCCCAGGATATCTTTCTTCTGCAGGATCATAAATGGACCTCGTCTGGTCTGTCCGGTCCGTCGGCCGGTTTCCTGTTCATTCCTGGCCGGGCTCGATGACGACTTCGTCGACGCCGTTCTTTTCCGTCAGGTGCACGCTCACATCCTCCCAGAGGGAGGAGGGAAGGTTCTTGCCGACGAAATCGGCCCGGATGGGGAGCTCCCGGTGCCCCCGGTCGATCAGGACGGCCAGTTGGATGAGCTTCGGCCGTCCGAAGTCGATCAGGGCGTCCATGGCCGCCCGGATCGTCCGCCCGGTGAACAGGACGTCGTCCACCAGGACGACCTTGCGGCCGTCCAGGGAGAAGGGGATGTCCGTCTTGCCCAGTTGGGGCTTCCGTTTGGAAGTCTGAAGGTCGTCCCGGTACAGGGTGATGTCGACGATCCCCATGGGCACGCGGGCCTTTTCAATCTGCTCGATCTTGATCTGCAGCCGCTGGGCGAGATAGATTCCGCCCGTCCGGATGCCGATCAGGACCAGGTCTTCGATTCCCTTGTTCTTCTCGAGAATCTCATAGGCGATCCGCGTGAGGGAACGGTCGATGCCTTCCGCATCCATGACCACTTTTTTCTTTTCCATGCGATGGGCTGCCCCCCTTGGCAAAAAAAAACCTTCCCGGGCATTGGGAAGGTGTCACGTCATTCTGTCTCTGCGGAGCGGTTTTTTCATGGCGTTCCTTTTTCAATCTCGCCGGATCAAGTTAAAAGGACCGGTCCTTTTCGAGAGGGTACGTTAGTCCAGCGGGCCGCGGCCTGTCAAGGACAAACTGCCCGCTTCCCTGCTGCGGTCGGTCGGCGCTTCTTATTTCGTGGAACTGTGGTATAAGGACACCCGAAAAAGCGCCGGGGAGGGGTGGGACCGAACGTGAAGATCATCATCGTCGGGGCCGGCGAGGTCGGCTACCACATCGCGAAGAAACTGTCGGAAGAGAAGCAGGACGTGGTGCTCATCGACAAGGATCCGGGCAAGATCCGGCGGATCGGCGAGAACCTGGATGTCCAGTCCTACCAGGGTTCCGGCACCAGCCCGCAGGTTCTCCGGGATTCCGGGATCGCGGATGCGGACATGCTGGTTGCAGCGACGGACAGCGACGAGGTGAACCTGATCTCCTGCCTCCTGGCCCGGAGCCTCAATCGCCACATGCTCAAGGTCGCCCGGGTGAAAAACGAGGAGTACCTCCGCGAGACGGATCTCTTCCAGAAGGAGCTTCTCGGAGTCGACCTGATCATCAGCCCCCGGATCATGATGGTGGAGACGATCCTGAACCTCATGAAGATTCCCGGGGCCTCCGAAGCGGTCGATTTCGTCGGCGGCAAGGTCAAGCTGATCGGATTTTTCGTGACGGACGACCTGCCCTTTTCGGGGCAGAAGCTGAGCGCGCTCCGTGGATTCGAGGGAAGAGCCCTGGTGGCGGCCATCGTCCGGGGGCACCGGATCCTGATCCCCAGCGGCGGAGACACGATCCAGCCCCACGACCTGGTCTACATGGCGGTCCGGGCGGATCACCTCGACGACACCCTCGAACGGCTCAACCTGAAGGGGGGGCCCGTGAAGAACATCTTCATCGTCGGTGGCGGCGAGACGGGGTACGCCGTGGCCCGGGCCCTCGACGGCCGTGGCCTCAACGTCCGGATCCTGGACCATGACGGGGACCGCTGCAAGAAAATGGCGGCGACCCTGGACAAGGTCCTGGTCATCCGCGGCGACGGGACGGACCGCGACCTGCTCCGCGAGGAAAACGCCGGTGCCTCGGACCTGTTCATCGCCCTCACGGGCGACGAGGAGAGCAACGTCTTCATCTCCCTCCTCGCCAAGGGATTGGGCGCCCGCCGCACGATCACCCGGGTGAGCAAGCTCAGCTACATGCCCGTGGTCTCCGCCATGGGGCTCGACACGGTCCTGAATCCGCGGATGGCGGCGGTTCGGGCGATTCTCCAGTACATCCGCCGGGGGCGGATCCTGTCGGTGACCCCCCTTCGGGAGGAGCAGGCCGAGGCCATCGAGGCGGAGGCCCTGGAGACCTCCGAGATCGTCCGCGCCCCCCTCTCTCGGGTCAAGTTCCCCAAGGGGGCGATCCTCGGGGCCATCGTGCGGGGGGAGGAGATCATCATCCCCCGGGGTGATACCGTCGTCAAACCGAAGGACCGGCTCATCATCTTCGCCATGCAGGACGTCGTCGCCCGGCTGGAAAAGCTCCTGACGGTGAAGCTGGAGTATTTTGAATGAACGGGCGGCTCATAGCCTACCTGCTTTCCATCCTCGTCCTCGACCTGGGCCTCTTTATGGTCCTGCCCGTCCTGGTCTCCCTCTGGTACGGGGAGCCGTGCGCCCGGCAGCTGTTTCTCGCTGCGATCCTCACCGGATGCCTGGGCCTGGCCATGCGGGCCGCCTCGGGCCGGCCCGCCGACCGGTACCTGAGCCACCGGGACGGAGTCGCCATTGTGACGGGAGGGTGGGTGCTGGCCGGCCTGGTGGCGACCCTGCCCTATCTCCTGACGGGGACCATCCCGGATTTCACGGACGCCTACTTCGAGTGCATCTCCGGTTTCACCACCACGGGCTCCAGCATTTTCAGCAACGTCGAAGTTCTGCCGAGGGGCGTCCTCTTCTGGCGGAGCCTCACCCAGTGGCTCGGGGGCATGGGGATCATCGTCCTGTCCATCGCGATCCTTCCCTTCCTGGGGATCGGGGGGATGCAGCTCTACAAGGCGGAGACGCCCAGCCCCGTCGTGGACAAGCTGACGCCGCGGATCTCCGACACGGCCAGGGTCCTGTGGAAAGTATACGTCCTGCTGACGCTGATGCAGATTATCCTGCTCCTCTTCGGCGGCATGTCCCTCTTCGACGCCGTCTGCCACGCCTTCACGACGATGCCCACGGGCGGCTTTTCCACGAAGAATGCAAGCATCGCCGCCTATAACAGCGTCTATATCGAGGTCGTGGTGACCGTGTTCATGGTCCTGGCGGGGATGAACTTCGCCCTGCATTACCGGCTGCTCCGGGGAGATTTCCGTTCTGTCCGGAAAGATCCGGAGATCCGGGTCTATCTCCTCATTTTCGGAGTCCTGACGCTCCTGGTGGCGGTGGACCTTTTCGGCCGGACCTGCCCGTCGGCGACGCAGGCCCTCCGTTACGCCTCCTTCCAGGTGGCCTCGATCCTGACGACAACCGGCTATACCACGGCGGACTTCGAGCAGTGGCCCGCCTTTTCCCAGATCGTGCTGCTCCTGTGCATGTTCCTCGGCAGTATGGCCGGATCCACCGGCGGCGGCATCAAGACGCTCCGCCTGCTCCTGCTTGCCAAGCACGCCTACCTCGAGATCGTCCGCGTAATCCATCCCCACGCCATGACCATCGTGAAACTCGGGAATGTCCCCGTCTCCCAGTCCGTCCTCCGCAGCGTCTGGGGATTTTTTATCCTCTTCATGGGCATCTTCGTCCTGGCGACGCTTGTCATGAGCGCCCTGGGAGTCGATTTTCTGACCTCCGTCTCTTCCGTGGCCTCCTGCCTGGGAAACGTGGGGCCCGGGTTGGGCGCCGTCGGGCCGATGGATAATTTCGGCGGCCTGCCGGCGGCGGGAAAGTGGGTGCTCATCGCCTGCATGCTCCTGGGGAGGCTGGAGATTTATACGGTATTGGTATTCCTGATGCCCCGCTTCTGGAAGGACTGACGGGCTGCTGAAAAACAGCCGTCTGCGGCGTTTCCC
This region includes:
- a CDS encoding TrkH family potassium uptake protein yields the protein MNGRLIAYLLSILVLDLGLFMVLPVLVSLWYGEPCARQLFLAAILTGCLGLAMRAASGRPADRYLSHRDGVAIVTGGWVLAGLVATLPYLLTGTIPDFTDAYFECISGFTTTGSSIFSNVEVLPRGVLFWRSLTQWLGGMGIIVLSIAILPFLGIGGMQLYKAETPSPVVDKLTPRISDTARVLWKVYVLLTLMQIILLLFGGMSLFDAVCHAFTTMPTGGFSTKNASIAAYNSVYIEVVVTVFMVLAGMNFALHYRLLRGDFRSVRKDPEIRVYLLIFGVLTLLVAVDLFGRTCPSATQALRYASFQVASILTTTGYTTADFEQWPAFSQIVLLLCMFLGSMAGSTGGGIKTLRLLLLAKHAYLEIVRVIHPHAMTIVKLGNVPVSQSVLRSVWGFFILFMGIFVLATLVMSALGVDFLTSVSSVASCLGNVGPGLGAVGPMDNFGGLPAAGKWVLIACMLLGRLEIYTVLVFLMPRFWKD
- the trkA gene encoding Trk system potassium transporter TrkA; this translates as MKIIIVGAGEVGYHIAKKLSEEKQDVVLIDKDPGKIRRIGENLDVQSYQGSGTSPQVLRDSGIADADMLVAATDSDEVNLISCLLARSLNRHMLKVARVKNEEYLRETDLFQKELLGVDLIISPRIMMVETILNLMKIPGASEAVDFVGGKVKLIGFFVTDDLPFSGQKLSALRGFEGRALVAAIVRGHRILIPSGGDTIQPHDLVYMAVRADHLDDTLERLNLKGGPVKNIFIVGGGETGYAVARALDGRGLNVRILDHDGDRCKKMAATLDKVLVIRGDGTDRDLLREENAGASDLFIALTGDEESNVFISLLAKGLGARRTITRVSKLSYMPVVSAMGLDTVLNPRMAAVRAILQYIRRGRILSVTPLREEQAEAIEAEALETSEIVRAPLSRVKFPKGAILGAIVRGEEIIIPRGDTVVKPKDRLIIFAMQDVVARLEKLLTVKLEYFE
- the pyrR gene encoding bifunctional pyr operon transcriptional regulator/uracil phosphoribosyltransferase PyrR, with amino-acid sequence MEKKKVVMDAEGIDRSLTRIAYEILEKNKGIEDLVLIGIRTGGIYLAQRLQIKIEQIEKARVPMGIVDITLYRDDLQTSKRKPQLGKTDIPFSLDGRKVVLVDDVLFTGRTIRAAMDALIDFGRPKLIQLAVLIDRGHRELPIRADFVGKNLPSSLWEDVSVHLTEKNGVDEVVIEPGQE
- a CDS encoding aspartate carbamoyltransferase catalytic subunit, which encodes MILQKKDILGIKDLSVEEIGIILDTAESFVEVSSREIKKVPTLRGKTIINLFYEASTRTRTSFEIAGKRLSADTINISASTSSVVKGETLIDTARTLEAMNPDVIVIRHSASGAPHMLARMVRQSIINAGDGANEHPTQALLDLMTIRLKKGGVAGLKVAIVGDIAHSRVARSNIYGLHKMGAQVIVAGPATMMPRDIEGLGVEVRTSLEEAVSGADVIMMLRIQAERQQQNFFPSLREYARRYCLSRRHLDLAGPDVLVMHPGPINRGVEIAPEIADGPSSVILEQVTNGVAVRMALLYLLTGGKQ